The following proteins come from a genomic window of Oncorhynchus mykiss isolate Arlee chromosome 19, USDA_OmykA_1.1, whole genome shotgun sequence:
- the LOC110497841 gene encoding homeobox protein six1b, producing the protein MSILPSFGFTQEQVACVCEVLQQGGNLERLGRFLWSLPACDHLHKNESVLKAKAVVAFHRGNFRELYKILESHQFSPHNHPKLQQLWLKAHYVEAEKLRGRPLGAVGKYRVRRKFPLPRTIWDGEETSYCFKEKSRGVLREWYTHNPYPSPREKRELAEATGLTTTQVSNWFKNRRQRDRAAEAKERENSENNNSGNNKQNQLSPLDGGKSLMSSSEDEFSPPQSPDQNSVLLLQGNMSHPGVSSYPMTGLGGAQPVHGMHGHPHQLQDSLLGPLTSSLVDLGS; encoded by the exons ATGTCAATACTACCTTCGTTTGGGTTTACCCAGGAGCAAGTCGCCTGCGTCTGCGAGGTCCTGCAACAAGGAGGTAACTTGGAGAGGCTCGGTCGTTTTCTCTGGTCTCTCCCAGCTTGTGACCACCTCCACAAGAATGAAAGTGTACTGAAAGCAAAGGCGGTGGTCGCCTTCCACCGAGGGAACTTCAGAGAGCTCTATAAGATCCTGGAGAGCCACCAGTTTTCCCCGCACAACCATCCCAAGCTGCAGCAGCTGTGGCTGAAAGCGCACTACGTGGAGGCGGAGAAATTGCGCGGCCGACCGCTTGGAGCCGTGGGGAAGTATAGGGTAAGAAGGAAATTCCCTTTGCCCCGCACAATCTGGGACGGCGAGGAGACCAGCTATTGCTTTAAGGAGAAGTCCAGGGGTGTTCTTAGAGAGTGGTACACGCATAACCCCTATCCCTCCCCGCGAGAGAAAAGGGAGCTGGCCGAGGCCACGGGACTGACCACTACGCAGGTCAGCAACTGGTTCAAAAACAGACGCCAGAGAGACAGAGCCGCAGAAGCTAAAGAAAG AGAAAACAGCGAAAACAACAACTCCGGTAACAACAAACAGAACCAGCTGTCTCCCCTCGATGGCGGCAAGTCGCTCATGTCCAGCTCGGAAGATGAGTTCtctccaccacaaagccctgatcaGAACTCTGTGCTTTTGCTCCAGGGAAATATGAGTCACCCCGGCGTCTCCTCTTACCCTATGACGGGTCTCGGTGGCGCACAGCCGGTGCATGGAATGCACGGACACCCGCACCAACTCCAAGACTCGTTGCTGGGACCTCTAACATCGAGCCTTGTGGATCTAGGCTCCTAA
- the LOC110497843 gene encoding homeobox protein SIX6, with product MFQLPILNFSPQQVAGVCETLEESGDIERLGRFLWSLPVAPAACEVLNKNESVLRARAIVAYHTGNFRELYHILENHKFTKESHTKLQALWLEAHYQEAEKLRGRPLGPVDKYRVRKKFPLPRTIWDGEQKTHCFKERTRHLLREWYLQDPYPNPSKKRELAQATGLTPTQVGNWFKNRRQRDRAAAAKNRLQQQGMSQGSVRSLADDDGTVDRLGPASSPEASLSSKAATSAISITSSDSECDI from the exons ATGTTTCAGCTGCCTATCTTGAATTTTAGCCCCCAGCAGGTTGCGGGGGTTTGCGAGACTCTGGAAGAGAGCGGGGACATTGAGCGCCTCGGTCGCTTCCTCTGGTCTCTGCCCGTCGCCCCAGCAGCCTGCGAGGTCCTCAACAAGAATGAGTCGGTGCTTAGGGCGCGGGCCATCGTGGCCTACCACACCGGGAATTTCCGAGAACTCTACCACATTCTGGAGAACCACAAGTTCACCAAAGAGTCTCACACTAAACTACAGGCCCTGTGGCTCGAGGCGCACTACCAGGAGGCAGAGAAGCTGCGGGGCCGCCCGCTAGGACCAGTGGACAAATACAGGGTGCGGAAGAAGTTCCCTTTACCCAGAACGATATGGGACGGAGAGCAAAAGACCCACTGCTTCAAGGAGAGAACCCGACATTTGTTACGAGAATGGTACTTGCAGGATCCTTACCCGAACCCGAGCAAAAAGAGGGAGCTCGCGCAGGCTACTGGACTTACTCCCACACAAGTGGGAAACTGGTTCAAAAATCGTAGACAAAGGGATAGAGCGGCGGCTGCGAAAAATAG GCTACAACAGCAAGGGATGTCCCAAGGCTCGGTTCGGTCTTTGGCAGATGATGATGGAACCGTCGATCGACTCGGTCCCGCCTCTAGTCCCGAGGCTAGTTTGTCAAGCAAAGCCGCCACCTCGGCTATCTCGATCACTTCCAGCGACAGCGAATGTGACATCTAA